Part of the Verrucomicrobiia bacterium genome, GGGCGCTGACCTTGCGCCAATGGATGCCCAGCGAGCGCCTGCCGGAAATCCTGGCGCGGCTGCACAAGCTGCCCAGCCCGCCGGAGATTTATTTTCGGGTGGTGCGCGAGCTGCAGTCCCCGGACAGTACGCTGGACGCGGTGGGAGAGCTGATCGCCAAGGATCCTTCCATGAGCGCCAAACTGCTGCGCGTGGCCAACTCGGCGGCCTTCGGTTTGCAATACCAGGTCACCACCGCCCTGGAGGCCTTGCAGGTCCTGGGCACCGAAACCACCAAGTCGCTGCTGCTGCTGGCGCATAGTTTCTCCTACTTTGAAAACATCAACAGCCGCGATTTCTCCGTGGAGGGCCTGTGGCGGCATTCCCTGGCTGTGGGGCGGCTGGCGGAGGCCCTGGCGCGCGAGGAGGGGGCCGAGGCCAGGGTGGTGAGCGAAGCGTTCACCGCCGGGTTGTTGCATGATCTGGGCAAACTGGTGCTGGCGGCCAACCTGCCGGAGGAGTACAGCCGGGCGATGCGGCTGGCGCGGGAACAGTCGCTCAGCCATTGTGCGGCCGAGGAGCAGGTGATTGGCGCCTCCCATGCCGAGGTGGGGGCGGCGCTGCTGGGCGTGTGGGGGCTGCCGCTGGATATTGTGGAGGCGGTGATTTTGCATCACGCGCCGGGTTGGTTGCTGGATCGGGCGTTTTGTCCGCTCTCGGCGGTGGCGGCCGCCAACTGGCTTTGCCACGAATTGGAGGCCTCCGGGGAACAGGCCGGGACAGTGGCGGAGACCACCCAAAAATGTCTGGAGGCCGCCGGCTGGAAAGAGCGTTTGCCGGCCTGGCGGCAACTGGCCAGGGAAGTGCTTTCGGCGGCGTAATGCATTGGTGCTGCCATGCCTCCGCGGAGTCATCAGGTGTTGATTGTGGATGATGACCCGGTGCTGTTGGAGTTGATTGGCATGATCATGGAGCAGTTGGCGGACGGCACCTGGCAGGTGCACACGGCGGCCAGCCCGCGCGCTGCTTTGGATTTGTTGCAACGCCAGCCGGTGGATTTGCTGCTTGCCGATGTCTGCATGCCGGGGCCCGGGGGGCTGGCTTTCATCCGGGAGGTGCATGAGCGTCATCCCCACCTGATGATTGTCGCCATCAGTGGGGATGCGCCGCCGGGGCGGGAAGAGGCCTGCCTGCGGCACGGGGCGGAAATGTTTTTGGAAAAGCCAAGGTCGGGCGATGGCTGGCTGGCCATCTTTGCCATGTTGCAGGCGCGCCTGCGGCTGGCCGAAGAGGGAGCCCAAAACCATGATTAACGCCGCGGGGACTCGCGGCATTCAGCCAGATTCCAGAGCAAGGCCGGCAACTTTCCCTCGGCACTTATCGGGCCTTTGGGGGGGTGGTTTTTGAGGGGGTGGGTTGATAGAACTCCACCCCGCCCGGCGGGCCGTCGAAACTGGTAATCCAGGCGTGATCGCCCGAATCCTTGACCAGGTTAAATCCCCGCTCATAAAGTTGTGTCATGGCCTGCTGGTCAAATTCCTCCTTGCGTTGCAGGGGATGGTCGTTGGGGATGGCGGTCAAAAAAAACTGGGCACCATGCTCCCGGGTGCGGACGTAAAGACGGAATAAATCCCCATAGCTGTTGCTTTTGACGATGGTATCCAGCGAGCGTTTGGCAATCGGCACCAGGCGCGCGGGGACTTCCTGCCAGTCGGCGGTGAGGTGACTGTTGCGAATGACATACAAACGCACTTTCAAGCGTTGTTGCATGTCGGGAGGCAGCGTCTTGAGGGCATCCCAGACAGCGTCATAGATGAACACCTGATTGATCAGCCCGCCGTCCACGTGCATTTCATCATAGCGGCGGCCATCGGCTTCCACATTCAGATAAACAGGAGGAAACACCACGGGAATGGCGGCCGAGGCCAGCAGCACTTCCCGGAAAAGGGTGGAGCGGTTGGTGTGCCCGCTGGCGGCAATGGCCCCCAAATCCCAAATCACCGGTCGCTGCGCGTCCAGGGCCGTGGTGCCGACAAACAGCCGGCGGCCCTTGAGGTGCTCGTCGGCCACGCGCTGAATCAGCAGTTCATCATATTGCTCGTACACCATTTGACGGAGGGGCTTGGTGCTGGCGGCATGATCCCGTGTCCACATCTTCAGAAAATCCAGGAGGTGCAACAGAAAGATCTTTTTGGTGGTTATGTTGGTGTAACATTCCGACATTCTGCCGTCATATTCTTCTCCCAGAAAGGCAAAGGGCGCCATCAAGGCCCCGGTGCTGATGCCGGTGACCACCTTGAATTTGGGGCGTTTTTTGGTCTGGCTCCAGCCGGTGAGGAAGCCGGCCCCAAAAGCGCCATTGGCGGAGCCGCCAGAGATGGCCAGAATGTCACAAGAAATGGGGGTGTGATTGGTTGAGGAGGAATTTTCTTGCTTAAATTCTGCAGCAAAAGCAGCCACCATGCTTCGGCGGAAACTCACGCTTTCCACATCCCCCCACGTGCGGATTTCCTGCTGAAAGCCGGGCATGCGAATATAAGCTTCTTTCTCGGGCGGAGGGGCATTGCGCGGGCGGTAGGTCATGCAACCGCTGCCCACAACGAGCAGCAGACAGACCAGCAAACCTGCGAGCCACAGGCGCAAGCCATTCCGGCGTGGCCCGCGTGAGGGTGATGGCGGGGTGGTGGGCGGGTTGATTAACACAACAGCACTTCGTCATGCCCCTTGTGACCTGTCAAGTGTGCAGTCGTTCACGTGAGGTAAAATCTCAACTGGGGGTGCGGGGACGGCACGAGATCACACTGTTCCATGAGCGCAAAATCGGCAGGATGGAAAAAAGTTTCAGGCCCACCGGCCTTGCGCTAGACTCGTGCCATGAAGTCCATGATGAGCAGGATATGGCTTTGGTCGGGGGGTGTAAGCCTTCTGTGCCTTTTTTTGGCGCTGGGTGTCGCCGGTGCTGCCCCTTCTTCTGACTGGGGCACGCCCGATATGAGCCGGGAGGAGATTGTTGAGCGGACGATGAGCCCCTATCGTGGCCCCACCAACAAAGGCGTGGACACCCAGACCATGAACGGCAAGGTGCTGTGTGGTTACCAGGGATGGTTCGCCGCCGAGGGGGACGGCAGCGGGCGGGGCTTCTACCACTGGCAGGGCCGCCGGGGCTTTCAACCGGGCAGTTGCACGATTGACATGTGGCCGGACATGACCGAGATGGATCCGGATGAGCGTTATCCCACGCCATTTCGCCACGCGGACGGACGGGTTGCCGAGGTGTTCAGTTCATTCAATCGCAAGACGGTGTTGCGGCATTTTGCGTGGATGAAGCAATACGGCATTGACGGGGTGTTTGCGCAGCGTTTTGCGGTGGAGGTGTTTAATCCGCGCGGTCTGCGCCACTTCAATGTGGTGCTCAACCACTGCCGCGAAGGCGCCAACCTCCACGGCCGCGCTTACGCGGTGATGTATGATTTGTCGGGCATGAGAACCGGCCAGATGGCGCGGGTCATGGAGGACTGGCGGCTGTTGGTGACCCGGATGCGCATTACGCAGGATCCCGCCTATTTGCATCATCGTGGCAAACCAGTGGTGGCGGTCTGGGGGTTGGGTTTTAACGACGGCCGGCGTTATACGCTGGCGGAGGGGCTGGATTTAATCCGATTTCTGAAGTCGGATCCGGTGGCGGGCAACTGCACCGTGCTGCTGGGGGTGCCGACCGGCTGGCGGACCCTGGACCAGGATTGCGTGAATGATGCCCTGATGCATGAGGTGATCAAAGCCGGGGATATTGTGAGTCCGTGGACGGTGGGGCGTTATGCCGACCTTGCCGGGGTTAAACGCCACGCGGCACGCCGCTGGCAGCCGGACCTGCAGTGGTGCCAGGCCAACGGCAAGGATTACCTGCCGGTGGTGTTTCCGGGGTTCAGTTGGCACAACATGCGTACCAACTCGCCCTTGAATCAAATACCGCGCCTGGGTGGCCGCTTCCTCTGGGCGCAATATGTCGAGTTAAAACGCATGGGGGCCACGATGGCTTACCAGGCGATGTTTGACGAGGTGGATGAAGGGACGGCCATTTTCAAGGTCACCAATGATCCGCCGGTGGGGGCATCGCCGTTTGTGACTTACGAAGGCCTGCCAAGCGATTTTTACCTGCGCCTGGTGGGGACGGCGGCGCGCATGCTGCGCGGCGAGCTGCCGCTCACAGAGTCCCTGCTTTTCAATCGGTGACCGGTTTTTCGCCGGCCTGGCAGTGGCCCTTTTCGGTGCTCTGATTGGAGAGGTCATCGGCCAACCCGGTCAGACGCGGGATGGCTCGGCCCCCACAGGGGGCGCCAAGCAACGGGGTTTGCGCGAAAAATCGAAAAACCGTTGACGCTCTGGCGGCCCCTCGTCAAGATGCAGTCCACGCCAGTCCTCAAGCTGGCGCGTTGTTTGGATATGAAATTGTGGCATTGGGCACGCGGGGCGGGCTTTTTTACCCTCAGAAAGCCGGGGCGCTGTGTGGCCCAACGTCATTTGACCCCCCGGTCAAATTCTGACTTTAACCTTAACCCCTCAAAACCAACCCTTGTCGGATGAACATACACGAATACCAAGCCAAGCAATTGCTTGCCCAATACGGCGTGGCCGTACCACCGGGTGAGCCCTGTAAAACCCCTGAGCAGGTTCGCACCGCCGCACAAAAACTGCTGGACGCCGGTTATCGGGCGGTGGTGGTCAAGTCTCAGATTCACGCCGGCGGCCGCGGCAAAGGCGTTTTCAAGAATGGCTTGCAGGGCGGGGTGAAGGTGGTGCAGAGCGCGGAGGAGGCGTTTGAGCGGGCCAGGGCCATGTTGGGCAACACCCTGGTCACAAAACAAACAGGGCCGGAGGGCCGCGTGGTGAATACCCTCTTGGTGGAGGGAGCGGCGAAAATTAAGAAAGAATTTTATCTGGCGGCCTTGTTGGATCGTGCCCAGGGCCGGCCCATCATGATGGCCTCCACGGAAGGAGGCATGGACATTGAGGAAGTGGCGGCCAAAACGCCGGGAAAGATTTTCAAAGAGACCATTGACCCGATGGTGGGCATGATGCCCTACCAGGGCCGTAAAGTGGCGGTGGCCTTGGGATTGAAAGGG contains:
- a CDS encoding HDOD domain-containing protein, which produces MRILLAGKTWPAEIGTGDAEALPGGPWSVIAVADAAAARAALQKEGETFDAVVAEMSLEGGDGLQLLALVQQQHPRTLRFLSADLAQRRTLAKSVTAMHQLLPHPCPPDVLKTALVRALTLRQWMPSERLPEILARLHKLPSPPEIYFRVVRELQSPDSTLDAVGELIAKDPSMSAKLLRVANSAAFGLQYQVTTALEALQVLGTETTKSLLLLAHSFSYFENINSRDFSVEGLWRHSLAVGRLAEALAREEGAEARVVSEAFTAGLLHDLGKLVLAANLPEEYSRAMRLAREQSLSHCAAEEQVIGASHAEVGAALLGVWGLPLDIVEAVILHHAPGWLLDRAFCPLSAVAAANWLCHELEASGEQAGTVAETTQKCLEAAGWKERLPAWRQLAREVLSAA
- a CDS encoding patatin-like phospholipase family protein produces the protein MRLWLAGLLVCLLLVVGSGCMTYRPRNAPPPEKEAYIRMPGFQQEIRTWGDVESVSFRRSMVAAFAAEFKQENSSSTNHTPISCDILAISGGSANGAFGAGFLTGWSQTKKRPKFKVVTGISTGALMAPFAFLGEEYDGRMSECYTNITTKKIFLLHLLDFLKMWTRDHAASTKPLRQMVYEQYDELLIQRVADEHLKGRRLFVGTTALDAQRPVIWDLGAIAASGHTNRSTLFREVLLASAAIPVVFPPVYLNVEADGRRYDEMHVDGGLINQVFIYDAVWDALKTLPPDMQQRLKVRLYVIRNSHLTADWQEVPARLVPIAKRSLDTIVKSNSYGDLFRLYVRTREHGAQFFLTAIPNDHPLQRKEEFDQQAMTQLYERGFNLVKDSGDHAWITSFDGPPGGVEFYQPTPSKTTPPKAR
- a CDS encoding glycoside hydrolase family 71/99-like protein codes for the protein MSPYRGPTNKGVDTQTMNGKVLCGYQGWFAAEGDGSGRGFYHWQGRRGFQPGSCTIDMWPDMTEMDPDERYPTPFRHADGRVAEVFSSFNRKTVLRHFAWMKQYGIDGVFAQRFAVEVFNPRGLRHFNVVLNHCREGANLHGRAYAVMYDLSGMRTGQMARVMEDWRLLVTRMRITQDPAYLHHRGKPVVAVWGLGFNDGRRYTLAEGLDLIRFLKSDPVAGNCTVLLGVPTGWRTLDQDCVNDALMHEVIKAGDIVSPWTVGRYADLAGVKRHAARRWQPDLQWCQANGKDYLPVVFPGFSWHNMRTNSPLNQIPRLGGRFLWAQYVELKRMGATMAYQAMFDEVDEGTAIFKVTNDPPVGASPFVTYEGLPSDFYLRLVGTAARMLRGELPLTESLLFNR
- a CDS encoding response regulator; the protein is MPPRSHQVLIVDDDPVLLELIGMIMEQLADGTWQVHTAASPRAALDLLQRQPVDLLLADVCMPGPGGLAFIREVHERHPHLMIVAISGDAPPGREEACLRHGAEMFLEKPRSGDGWLAIFAMLQARLRLAEEGAQNHD